The Arachis hypogaea cultivar Tifrunner chromosome 14, arahy.Tifrunner.gnm2.J5K5, whole genome shotgun sequence DNA window TTAACCTGCGGGTATTTGACCTTATCCGTGAGTTACAAAAAAAGAtgtaacattattatataacttgatgataatttaaaatagaattgacttttatgtataaaaaaattaaattatcaattaatgatattCTTTTAATGACTAGAGATCCTTTGTATTTAGTGAGAAGTCTTTGGTTCAACGTCAACttaataaaacatatttttatataagtatataacatatacatatatagggtgcaggttggtcgggtagggttgaaGCACAACCCGCATCCTACCCGACCCGCACGAGAATCCTATCCGCACCCTACCCTACTCGCTGCGGATCAGATTGACAACCTTATCGACCGGATGGAGTCAAGTTGGATACCCGCAGGTAGGATATCCCTAATTCTCATTCTTGTATTGTATATTGAATTAATACAAAACTCTTCCCTATTTTAACCAAATTAAAGTATTTCATATGAAATGcgctttattattattagaattgaGATTGAACTCAATTAATTTAACTTCAAAAGTGAACCTATGAGATGaggaatattttatatttataaactatttaaaaataatcgTCTAAAATGTGAATATTTGTAGGTAAATAATTTAACAATACTGgatctaataaattttaatgttatATTAAAACTGAGATTAaatgaattcaatttaattctaaaaaatattgtATGGAGTAAGAGGTGCCTCTTATTTATGAAAAGTGTTAAGGCCAGTAAGTTTAGCaagttttgtaatttgtagtcattaattagttattattagtgtttttaatagtgtaaaattacatttaataatataagatTGCTTACTTTTCTTTTGTTAGTTAAGTGTcgaccaaaatttaataaaactgctGATTCCATAAACTTTTTCCTCACTTATAAACTATATCTAGAAGCATTATAtatgtttgaaaaatataaaatttataataatataataatatttaaaaaacaataaaaaaacagttgaaataatctaaattagcttatttaatatttattaattattgtataacacataaatttttttgagtttatcataaatataaaatcaatctgacatagtttaattaaatatacatatcTAATTTCTCAGTCATTAGAATCtcctcaaatttaaatataacaaACTAGATATTTCCATCTTTCACCTAATTTTAATCTCATATGATTTAAAGTTTGTAGAATTAATTATACATTTTAGAACATAATTGCTTGTATTGTCGCCTATACTATGTGTATACTAAAACTAATTATTAAAGTCAGctaccaatataaaatatatattgaaatataaatacacattaaacataaattaaactacacatatttatacacaaatatattaataactgattttagtagctaattttaatatataaataatatttttattgtattgcTTCAAGATTAGAGAGATAGATTAGCACATAATGTTTAAATTACGAAACACACAATTTTTTTCTATCCgaagataaaatttattttttgacaaCTGTTACtagttttttattcttcttcctcAAATTTAAACACAACAAATTAGATATTTCTATTCTTTGCCAAAATTTgatttcatataattttaaatcttgtggaattaattatatattttaattaagatTAGCACAGTGAATAAAATTAACATGAATaatgaataaatatttatttcaaaatgTTTTGCTTGTAGAAAAATATAATTTCCATTTGAATAAGTCAAACACGTACATGATTCCTATTGAAGTATGATAAACGAGAATTATATTCCTCCTATAACTAGTAAAAATCAGAAAGTAAAAAACTTCCTAAAGAAGTAAAGAACCTTTATTCCATGCATTTTTATTAGATAAACCGAGGATGATAAATTTGATATATGTATCAAATGCGGCCCATATTATTGACATAAGACTTTGAATATCGTAGAGGGTGTGAGGATCGTGCAAGGTGATTTTGTACGTTTAATCGGTACAAGTTGTGAAAACCGATTAATTTCAAAGATTCTAGATATTAAACATACATTCGAACATGTTAATGTGCATTCATATATTATGTATAGGGAACGTATTAATTAATAAGGAAATAGTAATAGTATATAGTAGGTAGGTTACGTGTGGTGAAATTGCAATTGTGGCGAGTGTATGGCGTGCGAtgtaataactaaattaataaagtgAATCAGAGACTAGAGAGAAGGCAGCGCCgacaaatttattaaaaagacCCCTCAACTTTTAAGCAATTATTATGCAAAGCCATTCAGACTTGAGAGTGGGGCAGTTGTTGTTTGACGCAAACATTAtgactcactcactcactccctCGTTTGGACTTTCAACACGTACGGACCTCGTGCGCTCCACGGCAGTGATCCTctcgaatgaaaaaaaaaaactgaattgTATCCGGTGTAAAATTTCACCtctcttttctatttaattttggaGGTCTGCTACACATAGTCTTTTTGGTTTATAAGTCTTACAAGTTCAATAAAATACACGCATTACACTTAATTAATGCATTACACATTttcacattcaagagtaaataaaacACACGTTATTCAACAACTTcctgtttccaaagcgcgctactcaccatgcattatgaattactcttcttcttcttcttcttccatgaaaacaattttcttgccaaatttaaagataatggaactttagaaatacacccaaacgattacagaaatgcaccccaacgattacagaaatacacccaaagaattatagaaatacacccaaatggttacaggaattcacccaaacgattatagaaatacacccaaaggattacagaaatatatccaaaggatttaagaaatatacccaaaattcgttgaagtacacttTATGCAtatttcaaaactctttctctttctcctcctcatcttctgctgcttcttcttcttcaaaaacaatTTCAGAGCTTggtgtcaaaaaacaatggaaatcaagaataacgaagaaagaaaatagagagaaaagcacgtaaatgaagaagaagaacagaaagaggaagaagaacgtgcagcaagaagaagaagaaggagaaagagaaggcaagaaacgaaagaaaagaataagaagaggaagaagaagaagaacgagaaagagaaagcaagaaacgaaagaaaagaagaagaagaagaggaagaggaagaagaacgtgcagcaggaagaagaagaagaaggagaaagagaaggcaagaaacaaaagaaaagaagaagaagaagaagaggaagagaaagaagaagaagaacgtagaCTTTGCATCGCATTTTTTGGGTTTATTCGTTAaataacttgtaaagcatacaaacTCTAAtgacttgtatgcagagcttttccgttAATTTTGGTCTtacttgtaaaataaaaaatgagagatcacactttattctcttaagtgttaaaaaaatagagagaatctATTTCCGCGTGCCACTTTTTCGCTTCCCTTAATTATTATTACGGTTTAATTAGTTGTCttttaaatattatcttttatttaatattttaaaaaaataaaaaataaataatttttttaattttttaaataattaatatataaaaataagtatttaaattaattaaataataataaatatttaaaaaattgactaaaaattaaaaattaaaaaacaactaacatttttgttattattattattattattattattattattattattattattattattattgaatcatTGTTTCCCATCTCAGCTCAATATTTTTCACTTCCTTCATTCAATATATATATTCACAAAATTATATTCTATATATTTAACAATACTTCTAAATTAATTGATTCATCCATTTCATCTTTCTCATTCAATATTGTCTAGCTAGCTAGAGTAGTTTGGATTAATTCTAATTACCTCACAAATTTGGgtctttaatttgtttattagTAGTTTTGTATCATAGCGAGGACATTAATAattatcttttgaaaaaaattgttgtCAGCTTTTGACTTGCATGTCCAGTAGTTTATAGTAACAACAAAACTTTGAAACTTATAAAATGAACTGAATAAAAATTCAGAGAAAATTTAGAGGCAGCATTTTTATTAAGGAGACCATTTcgataaaaacattaaaaatgtcatttttttaattttttatatatgttatgatattattagatatttttattaaattaattaataatttttttaataaattagaataaaattaatttattatagtaaCAATAATAAACTCAATTATTTACACTATAATTATTAGACCCAATTTGATCCGACCGATTCACATAATCTAAAttgaattatatttaaattttttgataaaaagacaaatatattcctgatttttatttttaaaaaatagaaaaaaaaccaTGATCCAGTTAATTATGTTGGTGAGTTCGACCAGATCTCATAACAATTgagtttattgttattgttataaaaagaATTGGTTttattctagtttgttaagaaattaaaaaataatcggTTCATTAATACGTCAAAAAATAATACGACACATAAGTGTTTTTACAAAAAGACGTTTTACGCGTCTTTACGGGAGCATTCTCTTTTTGTCAAAATCTCAGTAAAAAAAAGTTagtaatttcacaccattaaatataatctcacactattaaaaccactattgataattaattgatggctacaaatcacaaaaattactctcCTTAACATTCCTCTAAAATTCgagctaattattaattaaataattattcacgGTGATGCATGATATATATATGATCAATAGAACTTACTAACTTAACTGCAACTTATTACAAACTCCTTTTTCATCGCATAAAGGCTGCTTTCTCTTAATACCAGGTGACTCGATTGAAGAACAATTACATATTATTTGAAATAGAAAGCAGATTAGAATGCAAGAAGACATTGAATTATTACTGAATGAGAATATGTGTATATACAAGAGAGACTGCATTAGCTATATATATAGAAGCTTAATGTAATAGAATCAGCTAAGAAGGTATAACAAAAAGAGAAACTCCATTCTAACTGACTAACAAACTAATAATCCAGCTCAACCTAACAGACTCTAAATAAGTATTAATGCTAGCTTATTAGTGCTATACTAGATTACTACCAATAATGCAATGCGGCAAAAGTAAacaaacataataaataataactcaGAAATaatattgttaatttgttatccATTATTTGACTCTATAGTATATTGAGTGtaggggtggcaatatgtacCCTACTTGCGGGTATCCAATCCAACTCCATCCGATCGGATAGGGTTGTCAACCCGATCCGCAGCGGGTAGGATAGGGTACGGGTTGAGCCTCAACTCTACCCGACCAACCCGTACTCtatatatgtttatgttatatacttataataaaaatatgttttaaatggatgttaaatcaaattttctctcactaaatgcaaaagatggttaactactaaaaaaaatcattaattgataatttaatattttttttacataaaaatcagttttattttaaattatcatcaagttatataataatgttatatattttttgtaattcgTGGATAGGATCGGATACTCACGGATTAAGAGCGGGTAGAGTTAGGATTGGGATATTCTCAACCCGGTAACgttcaatttatataaaaatctcaacccaCGGGTAGAATTAGGATTGGATCGGATCCAAACTCTACCCTACCATACCCATTACGACCCGTAATTGAGTGCGTAATTGATTACATCTGCTATGGTAGAAAAATCACTTATGGACCAGCTTCAACGTTTGGTCTGACCGTGTCAGAGAACCAGTTTATGATCATCGTAtgtaggggtgcacagacccggcccggcccgaaggcCCGGTCCGGTTCCGAACACTtttggggctaatttggtgtgatttcatcgggtttagggccgggtaagggtctcaaaaatagacccggtcattatttcgggtcgggtccgggccatagctcgggtcacccgtagtcggcccggtggcccggtcatcatacacaattaatattttgtgttattagtgatggatcatgactattcttatgtggaatttaagtattgtaaatcttaatattttgtgttattagtcattataagactataagttaatgttttatgtttagaatgcataatattgtgttatttgtatgtatttaaatatttggtattattagacaatattagtattgattgtggttatactttagtattgattgtggttatgctttaattttgaagaagggttggttcttgttatatttttctaagtgaattttatcatgttaaataatggttggagtcttggaactttggatatttttacatgctagcttacaagaaggtatcaatgtaatgtaatgttaacggctcggttttcacccggtataattgtggcccgaaagtgtattagtttcatcgggtctagggccggattcgggtctaataaatagacccggtgtatatttcggaccgggtctgggtcacatcaaacccggcttcacccgacccatgtgcacccctaatcGTATGTATTAAAAGTTCAGTCACTTAAAATTCTAAAGTTCAATTTTTCTTCAAAACTGTGGGAAAAAGAAGTTGGTTCAACTTTTAAATCATAATTTGTCATTATCAGTTAGTTCTAAGTCTAACCATGTTAGAAACTTTTTTGTCTTGGATATCAAACTCTATTTTGCAATGTAACGAATCCTTGTATAGCAAGGAAATGTATTATTATAGCTTTGGTCTAATCAAATTAGAGTCCTTGTATAGCAAGGAAATGTATTATTATAGCTTTGGTCTAATCAAATTAAACTCTAATCCACGTATAACTTCCAGGAAGTACCCCCCTAAGTCCTAACAGTCCTAAGATTATTTCTCGCTTAGCTTGAGCATATTGGACTATTACTTAACTTTGACTGAAATGTTAATGAGGTTACGTAATACTTAATTCCAAATTAATTAATAAGCAGATCAAATTGAAACAACATACATGCATCGTATTCAGAACTTTCAAAGCTGATTCATGAacgaactatatatatatatatatatatatatatataaatataaatattattcacCTTGACTATACTAGAGACTAACAGTTTGCTGCTGTTAATGCATAATCACGAACATTCACTTTAATTTGATATGTGTATGCAAGTTGCTATTGACTACTAAAATTTTCAAAAGGAAAAGTACCCACCAGTAATTAATATTAGTATATACTACTATATATTTACTAATCAACCCACTAAAGTAAACATATTCAGTTTTGCCAAGCTATCTCCCATGATAATAATCCGATGAGGGTATTCAACATTTTGAAAGTCATGAAGCTGCCATGCAGTGATGCAGATGCAGAGAATAATAATCAATCTGCTTATAGATATGGTTTTTGCGTAATGATGAATGGTCAATGGAATTGCAACGAACAAGCTAAGGTTGGTAGGGCCGCCCACAATATTGCATGAAAAGcttcttaattaattactttgCACTACGTGCACATTCATTTCtcttttagtttttaaatatctaatctaCGTTAAAGCCTATGACATTTGCACATATATATTAGCACTGAATATTCGTAGATAATTTTCACCCCAATATTGATTGATATAAGTAATAATAAAGTATCTAAAAGGAAGTCAATTTTTATGACCATGGAAAGCAGCCCCGCAGAATGAATGCTATGACAGTATGACTAGACCATGTCACCATGGTTTTGTTCATATATAATGAATCAaatcttgcaatttacatttttttataataaaataattatattacgttatattaaaaataaattaaactatgtatatttatatataaatatattaataattaattttaataactaattttaacaaataaataatatttttaataatgaaatACATAAGACAATgattaaatctttattttacgAGAATAAAAGAATATTATTATGCTTTGTATATATttctcatcatatatatatatatagtaaaaaatttaattttaatacaccgatattatataattaaatatatgtacaaaattattttatattaataatatattaaaattaaatttatattgtaACAtgttaaaaatctttaaaaaattcaaattttttaaaaagttgacACCTGTTCTAACTTCTAAGCATAAAATgctaaattattttgaaaaaatcgAAGTTGCTAAAtattataaacatatatatatacattttattaattattatgattgctagtcaaaaagttttaataCTATATTACTGGTAAGAATACCGAATTAACAATGCAAATATTACTAATTAATCTTGTTAAAGTGAgaaaatattagaattttttgCAGTAAACTTGTGTCGATTGTTGCAGTAGTAGATGGGACTTCTAGAAATTAAGCACTTATCCACTGAGAGCAAAAATTATATTGTATATTTAACTATAtaaaggaactaaaagagcaatGGAAATTCGGGGAACTCTTTGGATGAGTCAAGGGATAAACAAACAAGTTGAGGTATTAGGGGACACACAATTTGTTGCCGGTGTTATTAGGGGCTGCGGCCGCTGAAGCATCCCAAGCAGTAGACTTACGTCTAAtaactttttctatatatatatatatataggcggaTTTAAAGAGGTGCCTAAGGTGACTACGGtccctattttttttaaaaaaaattagtattattagtttattatcatacaattaatatatatattaattatagattaaatatattttagtatattacacattaaaaaaaatttacatattagtaacttaatatgtataaattataatgtgtattttaatatattagtagcaattaaaaaatagatttaaaaaacaataaaagcttataaatatataaataattaaaaatttattgaaaaatataggtttggattaatgtaaaaaattaacAACTATAAAAAAATGCTTATTCTATGACAATAGTAACAACTAAATAGACTTTttcaaacaataaaaattattaaaataagactttaaaacaagatgaaaaataaatttttagtagaTTATATGATTGTATATGTTAAAAAAGAGAATGCTTCGGAATTTATTTCagatgataaattgataatgttagttatataaaatattgtagaataaatttaaaaatatcaaaatcctAAAGTATATAGTTGAatgttgatttttatataatataattattaattttgacctatatactatatattatattttgttgactttttgttatattatattttaatttattttgtatttaatttgacccctcttataaaatttctggatccgccactatatatatattttgaaaactctaaatcctagTCCTACGATGACAAGAAGTAAATAActagaatttaagatttttaaaattaatatataataagagtattttaattattttctataataaggatattgtagttattttttataaaaaaaataatatcattttaaaccaatttaaaatttgattcactattttttcagttaaattaatttatttaacataattttaataaaaataacacaatttaattaattatatgtgttaaattttaattaataaaaaatatcttagaaAAAACCTTTTACACGTCTTTATTTGAAGACTTCCTTAAATATTATACTGACTTATACTTATGGGCTATGGCGTTTTGGCTGTTGATTACACACGTTAGTAGCTAGCTCCATGCAGGTTCTACACGCTTCTCAGTTAATGGCACGGGGTGTTTGCGCGGTGCGAATAGTTAAATTGTGGTTTACATGTCATTCAATGTTTGCTATATATGTTTTATGTTCGCAAGAAGATGTTAGAATCACACTCTTTAATTGTACCCCACAGACAATCTTTTACGTGACACGAGTCAAATCTAAAGAACACAATTTAAGCAAAAATGCAAATCTTACGTAAGATAAACTTCTTCGGTCGTCGTTCTCGTTGGATTAACTGTTTGTTACGGCGGGAAAGAACCCAAATCATGATATTTAAGCAGGattaaatcaagtttcaactataTATATTTAGGGTAATTATATAATCTAAAGTAACATTTTAAGGGAAGAAAGCATATATGAAGCACACAGCTTAATAATTATTATCTTGTTAGAGGCTTTATTCGCAAAAAGGCATAAAGTCGTGCGCACACGCATgggcgtgcgtgaagaagaatttaaaaaatgaaacctTAGCTTGTATGAGGAttgaattttctttaattttactttagTTGGCTAATGTGAAATCAAAAACCCTAAATGATACTAACCAATTCCATCCGCTGCTATATTGAGCAACTTTGTTTCGCGCTTATTATTAGTACGGCAGTAAATTAAAGCACTATTAGGTGGAAAAGTAGATCCTCCTATACATTACATATATAGCGTTatacaaaagaaaattaataatagCTAGCGTGCGTGTAATAAGCTTGTGTATATACATGTATGCTTTTTCATGTTTAATTGGTTCACCCTTCCCACTTCTTTTAAGTAAGATTAGAGTATGTATTGTGTATATCACCATGTGCAGAGTGCAGTGCAGAGTGCCAATATTGACCTCAcattaaaatatttgaataataataataataacaataataatgataatgtgTATGCCTGCCTCCCTTTATCTGGACAACtaggaaaataaaattatatgatgTCTCTAAAAGACTGCATGCATGCTACAGAGGAAGTCTACAATGGGGAATGAAGTTTCATTCATGTGTCTCTGTGGCTATAAAGTTTTCCAAGTGTATGCGTATGTGTTGGATTCCCACCATGATCATatcatatataaaagaaaaagaatgaagaaaGTATTAATAAACACCTTGTTCCAATTAAATGTGTTGTAGCTAGTTAGCTCAAGTGTGAATGGGTGACCAACATTGAGCCATGAATCGGAgagataaatatattaaatagtgAAAGAGACACAAGAGTGGAAAGCTAGGCGATACCGGATGGCAAGGATAAGAGGGAAGAAGGAAAAGAGTTGGCATTTAGTGGATTTGTAAATGGAGGTTTTAAGTTGAGTGAACCAAGTCTTTGCATAATATTTTTCTTCcttaaaaaatacaataacacgtgaccatcttttttctttttttgggttcATGGGTCAAGGTCCACTAATAGATATATGCAAGTAATAGATATATTGGTTGGGCTGGGTGTGTTGTTCTTTAGTGGGCTTAAAGTTAGAATTGAATATATGAGCCCAAAATGTGAAGGGGCTTATGACTCATCTTCCTGAATCAGAAATCCAATCTGAATTCACTTTGCTACTGCAGTGTACAGGTAGAGCGCCGTGAGAGGTGATGACGGTGAATCTGTGAGCCGAAGAAGCTGTAGCACGCTCTCAGCCCTAAGCTTAGAGGTAAATTTGATTTTGGTTGCATCCTGTGAATGATCAATCATCCAGATCCAAAGAACTTTGAAGGTTGCTTTGATTGATCCACATGGCATATGAATTAACCGAGATGAAGAGTAAgcattgattaattaattaattaattaattgcaaGTCCTCGTGTGTCTTTGAACTGACTTTTTGACGTGCAACACTGGCAGAGGCCGGTATAGGCCTGATTGGTTTGGGCATCTTTTTCACATTCCTTGGAGTTGTTCTTTTCTTCGACCGCGGTTTGCTTGCTCTCGGAAATGTCAGCAtctttctttcattctttgtttctttgtttGTATGGTCTCTGATCGTATTGTATGTGGAATCAGATATTTTGGTTGGCAGGGGTAGCCATTTTGCTTGGATGGCGTTCCATGTTGAGTCTCTTTACAAATCCAGCAAACTATAAGGTTCCTCCCCGTTTCTTAACTCTTATCAGTCCTTCTATATTTTGTATTGTCCATTAGACTGAG harbors:
- the LOC112798285 gene encoding vesicle transport protein GOT1-like encodes the protein MAYELTEMKKAGIGLIGLGIFFTFLGVVLFFDRGLLALGNIFWLAGVAILLGWRSMLSLFTNPANYKGTASFLLGLFFIFVRLPIVGILFEIYGCFVLFGRFWSSIKVFLYHIPLLGWIIQFISPP